One Thermus sp. CCB_US3_UF1 DNA window includes the following coding sequences:
- a CDS encoding VOC family protein translates to MPFPRRLLSLALRVRDLGAALGFYRDLLGLRVEADPPLYRLFPQGRGFFLELHHDPQAPLRPYPSLGLYHLALRLADRQALAGTLRRLLEAGIPLEGAADHGVSEALYFRDPEGNGLELYRDRPEGEWPQEPLMFTAPLDLESLLAENPKATPLPPETLLGHLHLHVADLDQAEAFFAAKLGMALTLRTHPGALFFAWDGYHHHVGANTWAGKRRAWQGATGLLGYTLLDPWGREETLLDPVGARVRLTGRNPTP, encoded by the coding sequence ATGCCCTTTCCCAGGCGGCTCCTTTCCCTGGCCCTAAGGGTGCGGGACCTAGGGGCCGCCTTGGGCTTTTACCGGGACCTCCTGGGGCTAAGGGTGGAGGCCGACCCGCCCCTTTACCGCCTGTTCCCCCAGGGAAGGGGGTTTTTCCTGGAACTCCACCACGACCCCCAGGCACCCCTAAGGCCCTACCCCTCCCTTGGCCTCTACCACCTGGCCCTGCGCCTTGCGGACCGCCAAGCCCTGGCCGGCACCCTGCGCAGGCTCCTCGAGGCCGGCATCCCCCTGGAGGGTGCGGCGGACCATGGGGTTTCCGAGGCCCTTTACTTCCGCGACCCGGAGGGCAACGGCCTGGAACTCTACCGGGACCGCCCGGAAGGGGAATGGCCCCAGGAACCCCTCATGTTCACCGCCCCCTTGGACCTGGAAAGCCTCTTGGCGGAAAACCCCAAGGCCACCCCCTTGCCCCCGGAAACCCTCCTCGGCCACCTCCACCTGCACGTGGCCGACCTAGACCAAGCCGAAGCCTTCTTCGCGGCCAAGCTGGGCATGGCCTTGACCTTGCGCACCCACCCCGGGGCGCTCTTCTTCGCCTGGGATGGCTACCACCACCACGTGGGGGCCAACACCTGGGCGGGGAAGCGGAGGGCTTGGCAAGGGGCCACGGGGCTTCTCGGCTACACCCTTCTGGACCCCTGGGGGCGGGAGGAAACCCTGCTGGACCCCGTGGGGGCACGGGTGCGCTTGACAGGCCGAAACCCTACCCCCTAA
- a CDS encoding YceI family protein, whose translation MRWNLDPSHTSVEFAVRHMMIATVKGTLNLKEGYVETDEAGRPLRVEARLDAQSIHTGVADRDAHLRSADFLDAERHPEILFRSERILPLGEGRYRVEGEVTLKGVTRPLAFEVETSGPAKDPWGQERMAAHFEGRLNRKDFGLTWNVALEMGGVLVGEEVRFSVDTQAVKAGEAVAR comes from the coding sequence ATGCGTTGGAACCTGGACCCCAGCCACACCAGCGTGGAGTTCGCCGTGCGCCACATGATGATCGCCACGGTGAAGGGCACCTTGAACCTCAAGGAGGGCTACGTGGAGACGGACGAGGCCGGCAGGCCCCTGCGGGTGGAGGCCCGGCTGGACGCCCAGAGCATCCACACCGGGGTGGCCGACCGGGACGCCCACCTGCGCTCGGCGGACTTCCTGGACGCGGAGCGCCACCCCGAGATCCTCTTCCGCAGCGAGCGGATCCTCCCCTTGGGGGAAGGGCGGTACCGGGTGGAAGGGGAGGTGACCCTCAAGGGGGTCACCCGGCCCCTGGCCTTTGAGGTGGAAACCTCCGGACCGGCCAAGGACCCCTGGGGCCAGGAGCGCATGGCCGCCCACTTCGAGGGCCGGCTGAACCGCAAGGACTTCGGCCTCACCTGGAACGTGGCCCTGGAGATGGGCGGGGTGCTGGTGGGGGAGGAGGTGCGCTTCAGCGTGGACACCCAAGCGGTGAAGGCCGGGGAGGCGGTGGCCCGGTAA
- a CDS encoding menaquinone biosynthetic enzyme MqnA/MqnD family protein, with protein MAYVLGVPLYANTAPLYRFLEPDGFALRHGVPAELNRMVLSGEVGLSLVSSYFYLRHQEALGLLPDFSVAVLGRVYSVNLFHRGSLQDLKRVALTTESATSVALLQLLFREEGLAPRYERAEGGLELLEAYDGVLLIGDRAIRAYASLLGEIPETPHALPTRFGEVGVVDLSTLWFARTRLPFVFAVWAYRKDHPPPKALVRALRRARREGLGRLKEVAEGEALRLGVHPALLQHYLWNFRYHLEEPDRLGLAAFAQALGLPFAPAYYPE; from the coding sequence ATGGCCTACGTCCTGGGGGTGCCCCTTTACGCCAACACCGCCCCCCTCTACCGCTTCCTGGAACCGGACGGCTTTGCCCTGCGCCACGGGGTCCCGGCGGAGCTGAACCGCATGGTCCTCTCGGGGGAGGTGGGGCTTTCCCTGGTGTCCAGCTACTTCTACCTGAGGCACCAGGAGGCCCTGGGCCTCCTCCCCGACTTCTCCGTGGCCGTCCTGGGCCGGGTCTACTCGGTGAACCTCTTCCACCGGGGAAGTCTCCAGGACCTCAAGCGGGTGGCCCTGACCACGGAAAGCGCCACCAGCGTGGCCCTCCTCCAGCTCCTTTTCCGGGAGGAGGGCCTGGCCCCCCGGTACGAGCGGGCCGAGGGGGGGTTGGAGCTTTTGGAGGCCTACGACGGCGTCCTCCTCATCGGCGACCGGGCCATCCGGGCCTACGCCAGCCTTCTTGGGGAGATCCCCGAAACCCCCCATGCCCTCCCCACCCGCTTTGGGGAGGTGGGGGTGGTGGACCTCTCCACCCTCTGGTTCGCCCGCACCCGCCTGCCCTTCGTCTTTGCCGTCTGGGCCTACCGCAAGGACCACCCTCCCCCCAAGGCCCTGGTGCGGGCCCTGAGGCGGGCGCGGCGGGAAGGGCTGGGCCGGCTTAAGGAGGTGGCGGAAGGGGAAGCCCTGCGCCTGGGGGTGCACCCCGCCCTGCTGCAGCACTACCTTTGGAACTTCCGCTACCACCTGGAGGAGCCGGACCGCTTGGGCCTCGCGGCCTTCGCCCAGGCCCTGGGCTTGCCCTTTGCCCCTGCGTACTATCCCGAATAG
- the mqnE gene encoding aminofutalosine synthase MqnE has protein sequence MKGIRDPKLLPIAEKVEAGERLTFAEGLTLYQTQDLPALMRLANRVRERKHGHKTYFVHSIRVSQTNICYVGCTFCAFQRRFGEEGAWDWDVEEVVAWVRARYQPGLTEIHLTAGHHPKRPFRYYLDLVRALKENFPGVQVKAWTAAEIHHFSKIARLPYREVLLALKEAGLDAMPGGGAEIFAERVRRRIARAKVSAEGWLEIHRTAHELGLPTNATMLYGHMETLEERLDHMDRLRRLQDETGGFMSFIPLAFQPDGNPLARELGKREFTTGLDDLRNLAVARLYLDNIPHIKGYWATLTPELAQVSLDWGVTDIDGTLIEERIVHMAGSPTPEGLSKKELARIILRAGRIPVERDALYREVRVWDGVEA, from the coding sequence GTGAAGGGGATTCGGGACCCTAAGCTCCTGCCCATCGCCGAGAAGGTGGAGGCCGGGGAACGCCTCACCTTCGCCGAGGGCCTCACCCTCTACCAGACCCAGGACCTCCCCGCCCTCATGCGCCTGGCCAACCGGGTGCGGGAGCGGAAGCACGGGCACAAGACCTACTTCGTCCACTCCATCCGCGTCTCCCAGACCAACATCTGCTACGTGGGCTGCACCTTCTGCGCCTTCCAGCGGCGCTTCGGGGAGGAGGGGGCCTGGGACTGGGACGTGGAGGAGGTGGTGGCCTGGGTGAGGGCCCGCTACCAGCCGGGCCTGACGGAGATCCACCTCACGGCCGGCCACCACCCCAAGCGCCCCTTCCGCTACTACCTGGACCTGGTCCGGGCCCTAAAGGAGAACTTCCCCGGGGTGCAGGTGAAGGCCTGGACCGCCGCAGAGATCCACCACTTTTCCAAGATCGCCCGCCTCCCCTACCGGGAGGTCCTCCTGGCCCTCAAGGAGGCTGGCCTGGACGCCATGCCCGGGGGCGGGGCGGAGATCTTTGCCGAACGGGTGCGCCGGCGGATCGCCCGGGCCAAGGTTTCGGCGGAGGGCTGGCTGGAGATCCACCGCACGGCCCATGAACTCGGCCTCCCCACCAACGCCACCATGCTCTACGGGCACATGGAGACCCTGGAGGAGCGCCTGGACCACATGGACCGCCTCCGGCGGCTCCAGGACGAAACCGGGGGCTTCATGAGCTTCATCCCCCTGGCCTTCCAGCCCGACGGGAACCCGCTGGCCCGGGAGCTGGGCAAGCGGGAGTTCACCACGGGGCTGGACGACCTCCGCAACCTGGCCGTGGCCCGGCTCTACCTGGACAACATCCCCCACATCAAGGGCTACTGGGCCACCCTGACCCCGGAGCTGGCCCAGGTTTCCCTGGACTGGGGGGTGACGGACATCGACGGCACCCTCATTGAGGAACGGATCGTGCACATGGCGGGAAGCCCCACCCCCGAGGGGCTCTCCAAGAAGGAGTTGGCCCGGATCATCCTGAGGGCCGGGCGCATCCCCGTGGAGCGGGATGCCCTTTACCGGGAAGTGCGGGTCTGGGACGGGGTGGAAGCCTGA
- a CDS encoding YqhA family protein: MRLETLAHLVRWTMLLPVLGLLLGALYFAWHALREAALALGKGLEKALPALVGAVDLALLAAVFLLFGLGLFELFIRRLDLPLENVLVVESLSDLKEKLGQVIVMILVVKFFERALAFKPQTALDFLLFAGGVALLAAALWLTRAKD; encoded by the coding sequence ATGCGCCTGGAAACCTTAGCCCACCTGGTCCGCTGGACCATGCTCCTGCCGGTGCTGGGCCTCCTCCTGGGGGCCTTGTACTTCGCCTGGCACGCCCTCCGGGAGGCGGCCTTGGCCTTGGGAAAGGGCCTGGAGAAAGCCCTCCCCGCCCTGGTGGGGGCGGTGGACCTGGCCTTGCTGGCTGCGGTCTTCCTCCTCTTCGGCCTAGGGCTTTTTGAGCTTTTCATCCGCCGGCTGGACCTGCCCCTGGAGAACGTGCTGGTGGTGGAAAGCCTCTCCGACCTCAAGGAGAAGCTGGGCCAGGTGATCGTGATGATCCTGGTGGTCAAGTTCTTTGAGCGGGCCCTGGCCTTCAAGCCGCAAACCGCTTTGGACTTCCTCCTCTTTGCCGGGGGCGTGGCCCTCCTGGCCGCCGCCCTCTGGCTCACCCGGGCCAAGGACTGA
- a CDS encoding substrate-binding domain-containing protein, which produces MSKKKPTIHEVAARAGVGLGTVSRVLNNHPAVRPETRARVLRAMEELGYTPNPHARRIAGGRSYTVSVLLPFVATEFYRRLIEGIEGVLLEKRYDLALFPILSQARLRRYLESTTLAYLTDGLILASYDLTEHFEEGRLPTDRPVVLVDTQNPRYDSVYLDNRLGGRMAGAYLARFPGPIFAIKVEEEPDQAFRHTVFTERMAGFLEALKAAGRPFPGEHLYTTRLSQEGGRLALRYVLERASPPLNVFAGADLLALGVVEEAKRLGLTVGQEVRVLGFDGHPFSEEVGLSTIAQPVEAMGARAAQLLMERLQGYAGAPREVRFEPILVERASTGTPPAVPYVP; this is translated from the coding sequence ATGAGCAAGAAGAAACCCACCATCCACGAGGTGGCGGCCCGGGCCGGGGTCGGCCTGGGCACGGTGAGCCGGGTCCTCAACAACCACCCGGCGGTGCGTCCGGAAACCCGGGCCCGGGTCCTTAGGGCCATGGAGGAGCTGGGCTACACCCCCAACCCCCACGCCCGCCGCATCGCCGGGGGGAGGAGCTACACGGTTTCCGTCCTGCTGCCCTTTGTGGCCACGGAGTTCTACCGCCGGCTCATTGAGGGGATTGAGGGCGTCCTCCTGGAGAAGCGCTACGACCTGGCCCTCTTCCCCATCCTCTCCCAGGCCCGCCTGCGCCGCTACCTGGAGAGCACCACCTTGGCCTACCTGACGGACGGCCTGATCCTGGCCTCCTACGACCTTACGGAGCACTTTGAGGAGGGAAGGCTGCCCACGGACCGCCCCGTGGTCCTGGTGGACACGCAAAACCCCCGCTACGACTCCGTCTACCTGGACAACCGCCTGGGGGGGCGGATGGCAGGGGCGTACCTGGCCCGTTTTCCCGGGCCCATCTTCGCCATCAAGGTGGAGGAGGAGCCCGACCAGGCCTTCCGCCACACCGTCTTCACCGAGCGCATGGCGGGTTTCCTCGAGGCCCTAAAGGCCGCGGGCCGCCCCTTCCCCGGGGAACACCTCTACACCACCCGCCTCTCCCAGGAGGGGGGAAGGCTGGCCCTGCGGTACGTTCTAGAAAGGGCCTCCCCTCCCCTCAACGTCTTCGCCGGGGCCGACCTGCTGGCCCTAGGGGTGGTGGAGGAGGCCAAGCGGCTGGGCCTCACCGTGGGACAGGAGGTGCGGGTCCTGGGGTTTGACGGCCACCCCTTCAGCGAGGAGGTGGGGCTTTCCACCATCGCCCAGCCGGTGGAGGCCATGGGGGCCCGGGCCGCCCAGCTCCTCATGGAAAGGCTGCAGGGCTATGCCGGGGCCCCGCGGGAAGTGCGCTTTGAGCCCATCCTGGTGGAGCGGGCCTCCACGGGCACCCCGCCCGCGGTGCCCTACGTGCCCTAG
- a CDS encoding glycerol-3-phosphate acyltransferase, with product MGYLVLAYLLGSLVGGLLFFPEVREKDLPGGSGVFRRKGPGAAALVVAWDVAKGVLAALLTPPEWRPWAGMAAVAGHNWPLFFRFRGGGGIAPSLGYFLAWLPWETLLGLGVGLGVAGLYHLLYWRRRRRGIYPIPFGAPFGYLALLLLAPGEGRLGALGVAALVALRGLQILRGRW from the coding sequence ATGGGCTACCTGGTTTTGGCCTACCTGCTGGGCTCCCTGGTGGGCGGCCTCCTCTTCTTCCCCGAGGTGCGGGAAAAGGACCTCCCCGGGGGCTCGGGGGTTTTCCGCCGCAAGGGGCCTGGGGCCGCGGCCTTGGTGGTGGCCTGGGACGTGGCCAAGGGGGTGTTGGCCGCCCTCCTCACCCCCCCGGAGTGGCGCCCCTGGGCGGGGATGGCCGCGGTGGCCGGGCATAACTGGCCCCTCTTCTTCCGTTTCCGGGGGGGTGGGGGGATCGCCCCCTCCTTGGGGTATTTCCTGGCCTGGTTGCCCTGGGAAACCCTCCTGGGGCTGGGGGTGGGCCTGGGGGTGGCGGGGCTTTACCACCTCCTCTACTGGAGAAGGAGGCGGCGGGGAATCTACCCCATCCCCTTCGGGGCCCCCTTCGGCTACCTGGCCCTCCTCCTCCTGGCCCCAGGGGAGGGAAGGCTCGGGGCTTTGGGGGTGGCGGCCCTGGTGGCCCTGAGGGGTCTGCAAATCCTCCGGGGAAGGTGGTAG
- a CDS encoding fumarylacetoacetate hydrolase family protein, which produces MKILRFNEGRWGFLEGEMVVETDGPGGNPTGRRYDLASVRLLAPATPSKIVCVGRNYKEHIREMGHDFGQDLPQEPGLFLKGPNALAHPANPRDPEGTGDAVPYPFFTQELHYEGELAVVVGDRMRNVPPEKALDHVLGYTIAVDITARDVQKKDLQWVRAKSADKFLPLGPWVETDLDPQNTWVRTYVNDQLRQEGHTSQMIFSVAEILAYISSFMTLEPLDVVLTGTPEGVGALAPGDRIEVAVEGIGTLHTRIGPKEERPW; this is translated from the coding sequence ATGAAGATCCTGCGCTTCAACGAGGGCCGATGGGGTTTCCTGGAAGGGGAGATGGTGGTGGAAACCGACGGGCCCGGGGGGAACCCCACGGGCCGGCGGTACGACCTGGCCTCGGTGCGCCTCTTGGCCCCGGCCACCCCCAGCAAGATCGTCTGCGTGGGCCGGAACTACAAGGAGCACATCCGGGAGATGGGACACGATTTCGGCCAGGACCTGCCCCAGGAGCCCGGCCTTTTCCTCAAGGGGCCCAACGCCCTGGCCCACCCCGCCAACCCCCGGGACCCCGAGGGCACCGGGGATGCGGTGCCCTACCCCTTCTTCACCCAGGAGCTCCACTACGAGGGGGAGCTGGCGGTGGTGGTGGGGGACCGCATGCGCAACGTCCCTCCGGAAAAGGCCCTGGACCACGTCCTGGGCTACACCATCGCCGTGGACATCACCGCCCGGGACGTGCAGAAGAAGGACCTGCAGTGGGTGCGGGCCAAGAGCGCGGACAAGTTCCTGCCCCTGGGGCCTTGGGTGGAGACCGATCTGGACCCGCAGAACACCTGGGTGCGCACCTACGTCAACGACCAGCTCCGCCAGGAGGGGCACACCTCGCAGATGATCTTCAGCGTGGCCGAGATCCTGGCCTACATCTCCAGCTTCATGACCCTGGAGCCCTTGGACGTGGTCCTCACCGGGACGCCCGAAGGGGTGGGGGCCTTGGCCCCGGGGGACCGGATTGAGGTGGCGGTGGAGGGGATCGGCACCCTGCACACCCGGATCGGCCCCAAGGAGGAAAGGCCGTGGTGA
- a CDS encoding MBL fold metallo-hydrolase, which yields MVKVLDLGFQGAERVIAAFLLDSPEGPVLIETGPESTFPRLVEGLKAHGVAPEAVRHVFVTHIHLDHAGAAWRLAELGATVYVHPRGAPHLVDPSRLLASAERIYGAMLKPLWGELRGIPPERVRVLADGEVVDLGGLRVQAVETLGHASHHHAYRVEEALFAGDIAGVRIAPGPVLPPTPPPDIHLESWYASLDRLLALRPEVLYLTHFGAYRDVEAHLGALRQVLEDWAGWTLNRLREGLTPEAMAERFTAYWREGLARAGVDEAGMRLYELADPPFMNLQGLVRYWEKHHPEAL from the coding sequence GTGGTGAAGGTCCTGGACCTGGGTTTCCAAGGGGCGGAGCGGGTGATCGCCGCCTTCCTCCTGGACTCCCCGGAGGGGCCGGTGTTGATCGAGACGGGCCCCGAGAGCACCTTCCCCCGGCTGGTGGAGGGGCTTAAGGCCCACGGGGTGGCCCCGGAGGCGGTACGCCACGTCTTCGTGACCCATATCCACCTGGACCACGCCGGGGCGGCCTGGCGCCTGGCGGAGCTGGGGGCCACGGTCTACGTGCACCCCCGGGGGGCGCCCCACCTGGTGGATCCCTCGAGGCTTTTGGCCTCGGCGGAACGCATCTACGGGGCCATGCTGAAGCCCCTTTGGGGGGAGCTCAGGGGCATTCCCCCAGAGCGGGTCCGGGTCCTGGCCGACGGGGAGGTGGTGGACCTGGGGGGGCTTCGGGTGCAGGCGGTGGAGACCCTGGGCCACGCCTCCCACCACCACGCCTACCGGGTGGAGGAGGCCCTGTTCGCCGGGGACATCGCCGGGGTGCGCATCGCCCCGGGGCCGGTCCTGCCCCCCACCCCCCCTCCGGACATCCACCTGGAGAGCTGGTACGCATCCTTGGACCGCCTCCTGGCCCTAAGGCCAGAGGTCCTCTACCTCACCCATTTCGGGGCCTACCGGGACGTGGAGGCCCACCTGGGGGCCCTGCGCCAGGTGCTGGAGGACTGGGCGGGCTGGACCCTGAACCGCCTGCGGGAGGGCCTTACCCCAGAGGCCATGGCCGAGCGGTTTACGGCCTACTGGCGGGAGGGCCTGGCCCGCGCCGGGGTGGACGAGGCGGGGATGCGCCTCTATGAGCTGGCCGACCCCCCCTTCATGAACCTCCAGGGCCTGGTGCGCTACTGGGAGAAGCACCACCCGGAGGCCCTGTAG
- the purN gene encoding phosphoribosylglycinamide formyltransferase: MLTPFPLGRPARMAVLASGRGSNLEALLEAFPPGHPLGEVVLVLSDNPSAQALERARRRGVEALALPWRGRRAFEAEALAHLEARGVDLVLLAGFMRLLSPGFVEPWYGRLLNIHPSLLPAYPGLHVHRRVLEAGERETGSTVHFVDQGMDTGPILLQGRLPVLPGDTPETLERRVLFLEHRLYPRAVRLLLLGLAFPPSPALKPLLGEAFPLFQALPPREKPLYLRALALLRRWGQEALAPALFLGRAGEIGRAAFLAAHLLAEDHPALRQELKELPLEVRAPAEAELGRVESSP; this comes from the coding sequence ATGCTCACCCCTTTTCCCTTGGGCCGTCCGGCCCGGATGGCGGTCCTGGCCTCGGGCCGCGGCAGCAACCTGGAGGCCCTCCTTGAGGCTTTTCCCCCAGGCCACCCCCTGGGGGAGGTGGTCCTGGTCCTCTCGGATAACCCAAGCGCCCAGGCCCTGGAGCGGGCCAGGCGGCGCGGGGTGGAGGCCTTGGCCCTTCCCTGGCGGGGCCGGCGGGCCTTTGAGGCCGAGGCCCTGGCCCACCTCGAGGCCCGGGGCGTGGACCTGGTCCTCCTGGCGGGCTTCATGCGCCTCCTCTCCCCGGGCTTCGTGGAGCCCTGGTATGGCCGCCTCCTCAACATCCACCCCTCTTTGCTCCCCGCCTACCCTGGCCTCCACGTGCACCGCCGGGTCCTGGAGGCCGGGGAGAGGGAAACGGGCTCCACCGTGCACTTCGTGGACCAGGGCATGGATACCGGGCCCATCCTCCTCCAAGGTCGCCTGCCCGTCCTGCCCGGGGATACCCCAGAAACCCTGGAGCGGCGGGTCCTTTTTCTGGAACACCGCCTCTACCCAAGGGCGGTGCGCCTCCTCCTCCTGGGCCTGGCCTTCCCCCCTTCCCCAGCCCTAAAGCCCCTCCTAGGGGAGGCCTTTCCCCTCTTCCAGGCCCTTCCCCCCCGGGAGAAGCCCCTCTACCTCCGGGCCCTGGCCCTCCTCCGCCGCTGGGGACAGGAGGCCTTGGCCCCCGCCCTCTTCCTGGGCCGGGCGGGGGAGATAGGCCGGGCGGCCTTCCTCGCCGCCCACCTCCTGGCCGAGGACCACCCGGCCCTGCGCCAGGAGCTCAAGGAGCTTCCCCTGGAGGTGCGCGCCCCGGCGGAGGCGGAGCTTGGGCGGGTAGAATCCTCTCCATGA
- the purD gene encoding phosphoribosylamine--glycine ligase gives MKVLVVGSGGREHALLWKAAQSPLVERLYAAPGNAGMAALAELVPWSGDVEALADWALAEGVDLTLVGPEAPLVEGIADAFLERGLRIFGPTQKAAMIEGSKAFAKGLMERYGIPTARFRVFQDPLLALEYLEAVGVPIVIKDSGLAAGKGVTVALDLHTAKQAVLNLLSGPEGGEVVMEEYLEGEEATVLALTDGETILPLLPSQDHKRLLDGDQGPMTGGMGAVAPYPMDEATLKRVEEEILKPLLQGLRAEGVVYRGVVYAGLMLTREGPKVLEFNARFGDPEAQALLPLLENDLVELALKVAEGRLEGTRLSWKEGAAACVVLAAPGYPEAPRKGIPLHIPEPPEGVLVFHAGTRREGEGLVSAGGRVLNVVGLGKDLREALGRAYAFLPQVGFPGALYRRDIGRRALGLST, from the coding sequence ATGAAGGTGCTGGTGGTGGGTTCCGGGGGGCGGGAACACGCCCTCCTCTGGAAGGCGGCGCAAAGCCCCCTGGTGGAGCGGCTCTACGCCGCCCCCGGGAACGCGGGGATGGCGGCCCTGGCCGAGCTGGTCCCCTGGAGCGGGGACGTGGAGGCCCTGGCGGACTGGGCCCTGGCCGAAGGGGTGGACCTGACCCTGGTGGGGCCCGAGGCCCCCTTGGTGGAGGGGATCGCCGATGCCTTCTTGGAGCGGGGTCTAAGGATCTTTGGCCCTACCCAGAAGGCGGCCATGATCGAGGGCTCCAAGGCCTTCGCCAAGGGGCTCATGGAGCGCTACGGCATTCCCACCGCCCGCTTCCGGGTCTTCCAGGACCCCCTCTTGGCCCTGGAATACCTGGAGGCCGTGGGGGTGCCCATCGTGATCAAGGACTCCGGCCTGGCCGCGGGCAAGGGGGTTACCGTGGCCCTGGACCTTCACACCGCCAAGCAGGCGGTGCTGAACCTCCTCTCCGGGCCCGAGGGGGGGGAGGTGGTCATGGAGGAGTACCTGGAAGGGGAGGAGGCCACGGTCCTGGCCCTGACCGACGGGGAGACCATCCTCCCCCTCCTCCCCTCCCAGGACCACAAGCGCCTTTTGGACGGGGACCAGGGCCCCATGACCGGGGGGATGGGGGCGGTGGCCCCCTACCCCATGGACGAGGCCACCCTCAAGCGGGTGGAAGAGGAGATCCTCAAGCCCCTCCTCCAGGGCCTGCGGGCCGAGGGGGTGGTCTACCGGGGTGTGGTCTACGCCGGGCTCATGCTCACCCGGGAGGGGCCCAAGGTCCTGGAGTTCAACGCCCGCTTTGGCGACCCCGAGGCCCAAGCCCTCTTGCCCCTCCTGGAGAACGACCTGGTGGAGCTGGCCCTCAAGGTGGCCGAGGGGAGGCTTGAGGGGACGCGGCTTTCCTGGAAGGAGGGGGCCGCGGCCTGCGTGGTCCTGGCGGCCCCGGGCTACCCGGAGGCCCCCAGGAAGGGCATCCCCCTCCACATCCCCGAACCCCCGGAAGGGGTGTTGGTCTTCCACGCCGGCACCCGCCGGGAGGGGGAAGGCCTGGTGAGCGCGGGCGGGCGGGTCCTGAACGTGGTGGGCCTGGGGAAGGACCTAAGGGAGGCCTTGGGGAGGGCCTACGCCTTCCTCCCCCAGGTGGGCTTCCCCGGGGCCCTCTACCGCCGGGACATTGGCCGCCGGGCCCTGGGCCTCAGTACCTGA